A single window of Cottoperca gobio chromosome 9, fCotGob3.1, whole genome shotgun sequence DNA harbors:
- the ogdha gene encoding oxoglutarate (alpha-ketoglutarate) dehydrogenase a (lipoamide) isoform X3 — MHRLRTCAARLRPLTASQAAQTVGPQRPITVASRGGTRTFQPIRCYTAPVASEPFLNGTSSNYVEEMYFAWMEDPKSVHKSWDVFFRNANAGAPPGAAYQSPLGLSAAPQLSSLVGAQPNVEKLVEDHLAVQSLIRAYQVMGHHNARLDPLGISCVNFDDAPVNTGFQDVGFYGLDESDLDKVFRLPTTTFIGGSESALPLKEIIRRLEMAYCQHIGVEFMFINDLEQCQWIRQKFETPVGMQFTLEEKRTLLARMVRSTRFEEFLQKKWSAEKRFGLEGCESLIPALKTIIDKSSENGVENVIMGMPHRGRLNVLANVIRKELEQIFCQFDSKLEAADEGSGDVKYHLGMYHRRINRVTDRNITLSLMANPSHLEAVDPVVQGKTKAEQFYCGDNEGNRVMSILLHGDAAFAGQGIVYETFHLSDLPSYTTHGTVHVVVNNQIGFTTDPRGSRSSPYPTDVARVVNAPIFHVNADDPEAVIYVCKVAAEWRATFHKDVVVDLVCYRRMGHNEMDEPMFTQPLMYKQIKKQKPVLQKYAEKLIAEGAVTRQEYEEEIAKYDKICEEAYARSKDEKILHIKHWLDSPWPGFFTLDGQPKSMSCPSTGLTEENLNHIGGVASSVPVEDFTIHGGLSRILKSRAEMIRNRTVDWALGEYMAFGSLLQEGTHIRLSGQDVERGTFSHRHHVLHDQNVDKRICIPMNHLSPDQAPYTVCNSSLSEYGVLGFELGFAMASPNSLILWEAQFGDFHNTAQCIIDQFICPGQAKWVRQNGIVLLLPHGMEGMGPEHSSARPERFLQMCNDDPDVMPTLTEDFAVQQLYDCNWIVVNCSSPGNYFHVLRRQILLPYRKPLIVFTPKSLLRLPEARSNFDEMLPGTQFQRLIPEGGLASESPEEVKRLIFCTGKVYYELVKERKNRGMEATVAIARMEQLSPFPFDQVKSESERFANADLVWCQEEHKNQGYYDYVKPRIRTTIQRAKPVWYAGRGPAAAPATGNKKAHLMELQRLLDNAFGLDAFKDQQ, encoded by the exons ATGCATCGTTTAAGGACTTGTGCGGCGCGGTTGCGTCCGCTCACCGCCTCGCAGGCGGCTCAGACTGTCGGCCCCCAGCGGCCAATCACAGTCGCCTCCAGAGGTGGCACAAGGACGTTTCAGCCAATCAGGTGCTACACAGCACCTGTGGCCTCGGAGCCGTTCCTGAACGGAACGAGTTCTAACTACGTGGAGGAGATGTACTTCGCCTGGATGGAGGACCCCAAGAGTGTGCACAAG TCGTGGGATGTTTTTTTCAGGAATGCTAACGCCGGTGCTCCTCCCGGTGCAGCCTACCAGTCTCCTCTgggtctgtctgcagctcctcagctctcctctctggtcgGAGCTCAGCCCAACGTGGAGAAGCTGGTGGAGGATCACCTGGCCGTGCAGTCTCTCATCAGGGCCTACCAG gtgATGGGGCATCACAATGCCCGGTTGGATCCTCTGGGAATCAGCTGTGTGAATTTTGATGATGCTCCGGTGAATACCGGCTTCCAGGACGTCG GCTTCTACGGTCTAGATGAGTCCGACCTGGACAAGGTGTTCCGGCTGCCCACCACCACCTTCATCGGAGGCTCAGAGAGCGCCCTGCCACTGAAGGAGATCATCCGTCGACTGGAG ATGGCGTACTGTCAGCACATCGGTGTGGAGTTCATGTTCATCAACGACCTGGAGCAGTGTCAGTGGATCAGACAGAAGTTCGAGACTCCAGTAGGGATGCAGTTCActctggaggagaagaggacaCTGCTGGCCCGCATGGTCCGCTCCACCAG gtttgaGGAGTTCCTGCAGAAGAAGTGGTCTGCAGAGAAACGTTTTGGTCTGGAGGGCTGTGAGTCTCTGATCCCAGCTCTGAAAACCATAATAGATAAATCCTCTGAGAATGGGGTGGAGAACGTCATCATGGGAATGCctcacag GGGCCGTCTGAATGTTTTGGCCAATGTGATTCGTAAAGAGCTGGAACAGATCTTCTGTCAGTTTGACTCCAAACTGGAAGCTGCTGATGAG GGCTCTGGAGATGTGAAGTACCATCTGGGGATGTACCATCGTCGCATTAACCGcgtgacagacagaaacatcacCTTGTCTCTGATGGCGAACCCATCTCACCTGGAGGCCGTGGATCCCGTGGTGCAGGGAAAGACCAAAGCTGAGCAGTTCTACTGTGGAGACAACGAAGGCAACAGG gTGATGTCCATCCTGCTCCACGGAGACGCAGCGTTCGCAGGTCAGGGTATCGTCTATGAAACCTTCCACCTATCTGACCTGCCATCCTACACCACGCACGGCACCGTGCACGTCGTTGTCAACAACCAg ATCGGCTTCACCACAGATCCTCGTGGGTCTCGCTCGTCTCCGTATCCAACCGACGTGGCTCGAGTCGTCAACGCTCCCATCTTCCACGTCAACGCTGACGACCCAGAGGCCGTCATCTACGTCTGTAAGGTGGCTGCTGAGTGGAGGGCCACGTTCCACAAGGACGTGGTGGTCGACCTG gTGTGTTACCGTCGGATGGGTCACAACGAGATGGACGAGCCGATGTTCACTCAGCCGCTGATGTACAAACAGATCAAGAAGCAGAAACCGGTTCTGCAGAAATATGCAGAGAAACTGATCGCAGAGGGAGCCGTGACCCGGCAGGAGTACGAG GAGGAGATTGCCAAATATGACAAGATCTGTGAGGAAGCGTACGCTCGCTCTAAAGATGAGAAGATCCTCCACATCAAGCACTGGCTGGACTCCCCCTGGCCTG GTTTCTTCACTCTGGACGGACAGCCAAAGTCCATGAGCTGCCCCTCGACCGGTCTGACTGAGGAAAACCTCAACCACATCGGAGGTGTGGCCTCGTCCGTCCCTGTGGAGGACTTCACCATCCACGGAG GTCTGAGTCGTATCCTGAAGAGCCGAGCCGAGATGATTCGTAACCGGACCGTGGACTGGGCTCTGGGAGAGTACATGGCCTTTGGATCGCTGCTGCAGGAGGGAACCCACATCAGACTGTCGGGACAGGACGTGGAGCGAGGCACGTTCAG CCACCGTCATCACGTCCTCCATGACCAGAACGTGGATAAGAGGATCTGCATTCCCATGAACCACCTCTCTCCTGACCAGGCGCCGTACACCGTCTGCAACAGCTCCCTGTCTGAGTACGGAGTCCTGG gcttTGAGTTGGGTTTTGCGATGGCGAGTCCCAACTCTCTGATCCTGTGGGAGGCTCAGTTCGGAGACTTCCACAACACGGCTCAGTGCATCATCGACCAGTTCATCTGTCCCGGTCAGGCCAAGTGGGTCAGACAGAACGGCATCGTGCTGTTGCTCCCGCACGGCATGGAGGGCATg ggcCCGGAACATTCTTCAGCTCGTCCAGAGAGATTCCTCCAGATGTGCAACGATGACCCCGACGTCATGCCG acCCTCACAGAGGACTTTGCGGTGCAACAGCTCTACGACTGTAACTGGATTGTGGTGAACTGTTCGTCTCCTGGAAACTACTTCCATGTCCTCAGACGACAGATCCTCCTCCCATACAGGAAGcct CTGATTGTCTTCACTCCCAAATCTCTGCTGCGTCTCCCAGAGGCCAGATCCAACTTTGACGAGATGCTGCCTG gAACTCAGTTCCAGAGGTTGATCCCAGAAGGAGGCTTGGCGTCGGAGAGTCCGGAGGAGGTGAAGCGTCTGATCTTCTGCACAGGCAAGGTCTACTACGAGCTGGtcaaagagaggaagaacagaGGCATGGAGGCAACTGTGGCCATCGCACGCATGGagcag cTGTCTCCGTTCCCATTCGATCAGGTGAAGTCGGAGTCGGAGCGTTTTGCCAACGCCGATCTGGTTTGGTGTCAGGAGGAGCACAAGAACCAGGGTTACTATGACTACGTGAAGCCTCGCATCAGGACCACCATCCAGAGAGCCAAACCTGTCTG gtATGCTGGCAGAGGTCCGGCTGCAGCACCGGCGACGGGAAACAAGAAAGCTCACCTGATGGAGTTGCAGCGCTTACTGGACAACGCCTTCGGCCTGGACGCGTTCAAAGATCAGCAGTAG
- the ogdha gene encoding oxoglutarate (alpha-ketoglutarate) dehydrogenase a (lipoamide) isoform X1, with the protein MHRLRTCAARLRPLTASQAAQTVGPQRPITVASRGGTRTFQPIRCYTAPVASEPFLNGTSSNYVEEMYFAWMEDPKSVHKSWDVFFRNANAGAPPGAAYQSPLGLSAAPQLSSLVGAQPNVEKLVEDHLAVQSLIRAYQIRGHHVAQLDPLGILDADLDSCVPTDIITSSDKLDVAVFKERLRILTVGGFYGLDESDLDKVFRLPTTTFIGGSESALPLKEIIRRLEMAYCQHIGVEFMFINDLEQCQWIRQKFETPVGMQFTLEEKRTLLARMVRSTRFEEFLQKKWSAEKRFGLEGCESLIPALKTIIDKSSENGVENVIMGMPHRGRLNVLANVIRKELEQIFCQFDSKLEAADEGSGDVKYHLGMYHRRINRVTDRNITLSLMANPSHLEAVDPVVQGKTKAEQFYCGDNEGNRVMSILLHGDAAFAGQGIVYETFHLSDLPSYTTHGTVHVVVNNQIGFTTDPRGSRSSPYPTDVARVVNAPIFHVNADDPEAVIYVCKVAAEWRATFHKDVVVDLVCYRRMGHNEMDEPMFTQPLMYKQIKKQKPVLQKYAEKLIAEGAVTRQEYEEEIAKYDKICEEAYARSKDEKILHIKHWLDSPWPGFFTLDGQPKSMSCPSTGLTEENLNHIGGVASSVPVEDFTIHGGLSRILKSRAEMIRNRTVDWALGEYMAFGSLLQEGTHIRLSGQDVERGTFSHRHHVLHDQNVDKRICIPMNHLSPDQAPYTVCNSSLSEYGVLGFELGFAMASPNSLILWEAQFGDFHNTAQCIIDQFICPGQAKWVRQNGIVLLLPHGMEGMGPEHSSARPERFLQMCNDDPDVMPTLTEDFAVQQLYDCNWIVVNCSSPGNYFHVLRRQILLPYRKPLIVFTPKSLLRLPEARSNFDEMLPGTQFQRLIPEGGLASESPEEVKRLIFCTGKVYYELVKERKNRGMEATVAIARMEQLSPFPFDQVKSESERFANADLVWCQEEHKNQGYYDYVKPRIRTTIQRAKPVWYAGRGPAAAPATGNKKAHLMELQRLLDNAFGLDAFKDQQ; encoded by the exons ATGCATCGTTTAAGGACTTGTGCGGCGCGGTTGCGTCCGCTCACCGCCTCGCAGGCGGCTCAGACTGTCGGCCCCCAGCGGCCAATCACAGTCGCCTCCAGAGGTGGCACAAGGACGTTTCAGCCAATCAGGTGCTACACAGCACCTGTGGCCTCGGAGCCGTTCCTGAACGGAACGAGTTCTAACTACGTGGAGGAGATGTACTTCGCCTGGATGGAGGACCCCAAGAGTGTGCACAAG TCGTGGGATGTTTTTTTCAGGAATGCTAACGCCGGTGCTCCTCCCGGTGCAGCCTACCAGTCTCCTCTgggtctgtctgcagctcctcagctctcctctctggtcgGAGCTCAGCCCAACGTGGAGAAGCTGGTGGAGGATCACCTGGCCGTGCAGTCTCTCATCAGGGCCTACCAG ATCCGAGGGCACCATGTGGCCCAGTTGGACCCCCTCGGCATCTTGGACGCCGATCTGGACTCGTGTGTCCCCACGGACATTATCACCTCCTCCGACAAACTGG ACGTGGCTGTGTTCAAGGAGAGACTGAGAATCCTAACGGTAGGAG GCTTCTACGGTCTAGATGAGTCCGACCTGGACAAGGTGTTCCGGCTGCCCACCACCACCTTCATCGGAGGCTCAGAGAGCGCCCTGCCACTGAAGGAGATCATCCGTCGACTGGAG ATGGCGTACTGTCAGCACATCGGTGTGGAGTTCATGTTCATCAACGACCTGGAGCAGTGTCAGTGGATCAGACAGAAGTTCGAGACTCCAGTAGGGATGCAGTTCActctggaggagaagaggacaCTGCTGGCCCGCATGGTCCGCTCCACCAG gtttgaGGAGTTCCTGCAGAAGAAGTGGTCTGCAGAGAAACGTTTTGGTCTGGAGGGCTGTGAGTCTCTGATCCCAGCTCTGAAAACCATAATAGATAAATCCTCTGAGAATGGGGTGGAGAACGTCATCATGGGAATGCctcacag GGGCCGTCTGAATGTTTTGGCCAATGTGATTCGTAAAGAGCTGGAACAGATCTTCTGTCAGTTTGACTCCAAACTGGAAGCTGCTGATGAG GGCTCTGGAGATGTGAAGTACCATCTGGGGATGTACCATCGTCGCATTAACCGcgtgacagacagaaacatcacCTTGTCTCTGATGGCGAACCCATCTCACCTGGAGGCCGTGGATCCCGTGGTGCAGGGAAAGACCAAAGCTGAGCAGTTCTACTGTGGAGACAACGAAGGCAACAGG gTGATGTCCATCCTGCTCCACGGAGACGCAGCGTTCGCAGGTCAGGGTATCGTCTATGAAACCTTCCACCTATCTGACCTGCCATCCTACACCACGCACGGCACCGTGCACGTCGTTGTCAACAACCAg ATCGGCTTCACCACAGATCCTCGTGGGTCTCGCTCGTCTCCGTATCCAACCGACGTGGCTCGAGTCGTCAACGCTCCCATCTTCCACGTCAACGCTGACGACCCAGAGGCCGTCATCTACGTCTGTAAGGTGGCTGCTGAGTGGAGGGCCACGTTCCACAAGGACGTGGTGGTCGACCTG gTGTGTTACCGTCGGATGGGTCACAACGAGATGGACGAGCCGATGTTCACTCAGCCGCTGATGTACAAACAGATCAAGAAGCAGAAACCGGTTCTGCAGAAATATGCAGAGAAACTGATCGCAGAGGGAGCCGTGACCCGGCAGGAGTACGAG GAGGAGATTGCCAAATATGACAAGATCTGTGAGGAAGCGTACGCTCGCTCTAAAGATGAGAAGATCCTCCACATCAAGCACTGGCTGGACTCCCCCTGGCCTG GTTTCTTCACTCTGGACGGACAGCCAAAGTCCATGAGCTGCCCCTCGACCGGTCTGACTGAGGAAAACCTCAACCACATCGGAGGTGTGGCCTCGTCCGTCCCTGTGGAGGACTTCACCATCCACGGAG GTCTGAGTCGTATCCTGAAGAGCCGAGCCGAGATGATTCGTAACCGGACCGTGGACTGGGCTCTGGGAGAGTACATGGCCTTTGGATCGCTGCTGCAGGAGGGAACCCACATCAGACTGTCGGGACAGGACGTGGAGCGAGGCACGTTCAG CCACCGTCATCACGTCCTCCATGACCAGAACGTGGATAAGAGGATCTGCATTCCCATGAACCACCTCTCTCCTGACCAGGCGCCGTACACCGTCTGCAACAGCTCCCTGTCTGAGTACGGAGTCCTGG gcttTGAGTTGGGTTTTGCGATGGCGAGTCCCAACTCTCTGATCCTGTGGGAGGCTCAGTTCGGAGACTTCCACAACACGGCTCAGTGCATCATCGACCAGTTCATCTGTCCCGGTCAGGCCAAGTGGGTCAGACAGAACGGCATCGTGCTGTTGCTCCCGCACGGCATGGAGGGCATg ggcCCGGAACATTCTTCAGCTCGTCCAGAGAGATTCCTCCAGATGTGCAACGATGACCCCGACGTCATGCCG acCCTCACAGAGGACTTTGCGGTGCAACAGCTCTACGACTGTAACTGGATTGTGGTGAACTGTTCGTCTCCTGGAAACTACTTCCATGTCCTCAGACGACAGATCCTCCTCCCATACAGGAAGcct CTGATTGTCTTCACTCCCAAATCTCTGCTGCGTCTCCCAGAGGCCAGATCCAACTTTGACGAGATGCTGCCTG gAACTCAGTTCCAGAGGTTGATCCCAGAAGGAGGCTTGGCGTCGGAGAGTCCGGAGGAGGTGAAGCGTCTGATCTTCTGCACAGGCAAGGTCTACTACGAGCTGGtcaaagagaggaagaacagaGGCATGGAGGCAACTGTGGCCATCGCACGCATGGagcag cTGTCTCCGTTCCCATTCGATCAGGTGAAGTCGGAGTCGGAGCGTTTTGCCAACGCCGATCTGGTTTGGTGTCAGGAGGAGCACAAGAACCAGGGTTACTATGACTACGTGAAGCCTCGCATCAGGACCACCATCCAGAGAGCCAAACCTGTCTG gtATGCTGGCAGAGGTCCGGCTGCAGCACCGGCGACGGGAAACAAGAAAGCTCACCTGATGGAGTTGCAGCGCTTACTGGACAACGCCTTCGGCCTGGACGCGTTCAAAGATCAGCAGTAG
- the ogdha gene encoding oxoglutarate (alpha-ketoglutarate) dehydrogenase a (lipoamide) isoform X2, with protein sequence MHRLRTCAARLRPLTASQAAQTVGPQRPITVASRGGTRTFQPIRCYTAPVASEPFLNGTSSNYVEEMYFAWMEDPKSVHKSWDVFFRNANAGAPPGAAYQSPLGLSAAPQLSSLVGAQPNVEKLVEDHLAVQSLIRAYQIRGHHVAQLDPLGILDADLDSCVPTDIITSSDKLGFYGLDESDLDKVFRLPTTTFIGGSESALPLKEIIRRLEMAYCQHIGVEFMFINDLEQCQWIRQKFETPVGMQFTLEEKRTLLARMVRSTRFEEFLQKKWSAEKRFGLEGCESLIPALKTIIDKSSENGVENVIMGMPHRGRLNVLANVIRKELEQIFCQFDSKLEAADEGSGDVKYHLGMYHRRINRVTDRNITLSLMANPSHLEAVDPVVQGKTKAEQFYCGDNEGNRVMSILLHGDAAFAGQGIVYETFHLSDLPSYTTHGTVHVVVNNQIGFTTDPRGSRSSPYPTDVARVVNAPIFHVNADDPEAVIYVCKVAAEWRATFHKDVVVDLVCYRRMGHNEMDEPMFTQPLMYKQIKKQKPVLQKYAEKLIAEGAVTRQEYEEEIAKYDKICEEAYARSKDEKILHIKHWLDSPWPGFFTLDGQPKSMSCPSTGLTEENLNHIGGVASSVPVEDFTIHGGLSRILKSRAEMIRNRTVDWALGEYMAFGSLLQEGTHIRLSGQDVERGTFSHRHHVLHDQNVDKRICIPMNHLSPDQAPYTVCNSSLSEYGVLGFELGFAMASPNSLILWEAQFGDFHNTAQCIIDQFICPGQAKWVRQNGIVLLLPHGMEGMGPEHSSARPERFLQMCNDDPDVMPTLTEDFAVQQLYDCNWIVVNCSSPGNYFHVLRRQILLPYRKPLIVFTPKSLLRLPEARSNFDEMLPGTQFQRLIPEGGLASESPEEVKRLIFCTGKVYYELVKERKNRGMEATVAIARMEQLSPFPFDQVKSESERFANADLVWCQEEHKNQGYYDYVKPRIRTTIQRAKPVWYAGRGPAAAPATGNKKAHLMELQRLLDNAFGLDAFKDQQ encoded by the exons ATGCATCGTTTAAGGACTTGTGCGGCGCGGTTGCGTCCGCTCACCGCCTCGCAGGCGGCTCAGACTGTCGGCCCCCAGCGGCCAATCACAGTCGCCTCCAGAGGTGGCACAAGGACGTTTCAGCCAATCAGGTGCTACACAGCACCTGTGGCCTCGGAGCCGTTCCTGAACGGAACGAGTTCTAACTACGTGGAGGAGATGTACTTCGCCTGGATGGAGGACCCCAAGAGTGTGCACAAG TCGTGGGATGTTTTTTTCAGGAATGCTAACGCCGGTGCTCCTCCCGGTGCAGCCTACCAGTCTCCTCTgggtctgtctgcagctcctcagctctcctctctggtcgGAGCTCAGCCCAACGTGGAGAAGCTGGTGGAGGATCACCTGGCCGTGCAGTCTCTCATCAGGGCCTACCAG ATCCGAGGGCACCATGTGGCCCAGTTGGACCCCCTCGGCATCTTGGACGCCGATCTGGACTCGTGTGTCCCCACGGACATTATCACCTCCTCCGACAAACTGG GCTTCTACGGTCTAGATGAGTCCGACCTGGACAAGGTGTTCCGGCTGCCCACCACCACCTTCATCGGAGGCTCAGAGAGCGCCCTGCCACTGAAGGAGATCATCCGTCGACTGGAG ATGGCGTACTGTCAGCACATCGGTGTGGAGTTCATGTTCATCAACGACCTGGAGCAGTGTCAGTGGATCAGACAGAAGTTCGAGACTCCAGTAGGGATGCAGTTCActctggaggagaagaggacaCTGCTGGCCCGCATGGTCCGCTCCACCAG gtttgaGGAGTTCCTGCAGAAGAAGTGGTCTGCAGAGAAACGTTTTGGTCTGGAGGGCTGTGAGTCTCTGATCCCAGCTCTGAAAACCATAATAGATAAATCCTCTGAGAATGGGGTGGAGAACGTCATCATGGGAATGCctcacag GGGCCGTCTGAATGTTTTGGCCAATGTGATTCGTAAAGAGCTGGAACAGATCTTCTGTCAGTTTGACTCCAAACTGGAAGCTGCTGATGAG GGCTCTGGAGATGTGAAGTACCATCTGGGGATGTACCATCGTCGCATTAACCGcgtgacagacagaaacatcacCTTGTCTCTGATGGCGAACCCATCTCACCTGGAGGCCGTGGATCCCGTGGTGCAGGGAAAGACCAAAGCTGAGCAGTTCTACTGTGGAGACAACGAAGGCAACAGG gTGATGTCCATCCTGCTCCACGGAGACGCAGCGTTCGCAGGTCAGGGTATCGTCTATGAAACCTTCCACCTATCTGACCTGCCATCCTACACCACGCACGGCACCGTGCACGTCGTTGTCAACAACCAg ATCGGCTTCACCACAGATCCTCGTGGGTCTCGCTCGTCTCCGTATCCAACCGACGTGGCTCGAGTCGTCAACGCTCCCATCTTCCACGTCAACGCTGACGACCCAGAGGCCGTCATCTACGTCTGTAAGGTGGCTGCTGAGTGGAGGGCCACGTTCCACAAGGACGTGGTGGTCGACCTG gTGTGTTACCGTCGGATGGGTCACAACGAGATGGACGAGCCGATGTTCACTCAGCCGCTGATGTACAAACAGATCAAGAAGCAGAAACCGGTTCTGCAGAAATATGCAGAGAAACTGATCGCAGAGGGAGCCGTGACCCGGCAGGAGTACGAG GAGGAGATTGCCAAATATGACAAGATCTGTGAGGAAGCGTACGCTCGCTCTAAAGATGAGAAGATCCTCCACATCAAGCACTGGCTGGACTCCCCCTGGCCTG GTTTCTTCACTCTGGACGGACAGCCAAAGTCCATGAGCTGCCCCTCGACCGGTCTGACTGAGGAAAACCTCAACCACATCGGAGGTGTGGCCTCGTCCGTCCCTGTGGAGGACTTCACCATCCACGGAG GTCTGAGTCGTATCCTGAAGAGCCGAGCCGAGATGATTCGTAACCGGACCGTGGACTGGGCTCTGGGAGAGTACATGGCCTTTGGATCGCTGCTGCAGGAGGGAACCCACATCAGACTGTCGGGACAGGACGTGGAGCGAGGCACGTTCAG CCACCGTCATCACGTCCTCCATGACCAGAACGTGGATAAGAGGATCTGCATTCCCATGAACCACCTCTCTCCTGACCAGGCGCCGTACACCGTCTGCAACAGCTCCCTGTCTGAGTACGGAGTCCTGG gcttTGAGTTGGGTTTTGCGATGGCGAGTCCCAACTCTCTGATCCTGTGGGAGGCTCAGTTCGGAGACTTCCACAACACGGCTCAGTGCATCATCGACCAGTTCATCTGTCCCGGTCAGGCCAAGTGGGTCAGACAGAACGGCATCGTGCTGTTGCTCCCGCACGGCATGGAGGGCATg ggcCCGGAACATTCTTCAGCTCGTCCAGAGAGATTCCTCCAGATGTGCAACGATGACCCCGACGTCATGCCG acCCTCACAGAGGACTTTGCGGTGCAACAGCTCTACGACTGTAACTGGATTGTGGTGAACTGTTCGTCTCCTGGAAACTACTTCCATGTCCTCAGACGACAGATCCTCCTCCCATACAGGAAGcct CTGATTGTCTTCACTCCCAAATCTCTGCTGCGTCTCCCAGAGGCCAGATCCAACTTTGACGAGATGCTGCCTG gAACTCAGTTCCAGAGGTTGATCCCAGAAGGAGGCTTGGCGTCGGAGAGTCCGGAGGAGGTGAAGCGTCTGATCTTCTGCACAGGCAAGGTCTACTACGAGCTGGtcaaagagaggaagaacagaGGCATGGAGGCAACTGTGGCCATCGCACGCATGGagcag cTGTCTCCGTTCCCATTCGATCAGGTGAAGTCGGAGTCGGAGCGTTTTGCCAACGCCGATCTGGTTTGGTGTCAGGAGGAGCACAAGAACCAGGGTTACTATGACTACGTGAAGCCTCGCATCAGGACCACCATCCAGAGAGCCAAACCTGTCTG gtATGCTGGCAGAGGTCCGGCTGCAGCACCGGCGACGGGAAACAAGAAAGCTCACCTGATGGAGTTGCAGCGCTTACTGGACAACGCCTTCGGCCTGGACGCGTTCAAAGATCAGCAGTAG